The proteins below are encoded in one region of Candidatus Eisenbacteria bacterium:
- a CDS encoding lamin tail domain-containing protein — translation MRSFSSFAVRFRDTTTRFRLGAALAAAALLALFAAGAGAQIVLNEIMYNTPDSPDVEWVELVNVSAAAVDLDGWYLLDEDDGHVPCALAGVLDPGAFLVVAGDDTLFAAAYPDVENVNPNVFGMGPDGWNLGNGGDAIRLYDDDDELADRVDFDDASPWPTAPDGDGPSLELLNPALDNASAVSWAASIAAGGSPGAPNTVYVNDQPPAVGALSRDILLPGPADTVTVTARAFDDDSLAAVLLYMDDGSGFTPAPMADDGLHGDGAPGDSLFGVRLAPRPFGALVRYYVLAEDGISQTATDPPDAPAAYHAYTVGYEPPMLTISEALAVNDSGAADEMGEREDWIEIRNGGPSPAALGGMFLTDDFDSPMKWALPDTTIPAGDHLLVWADGEPEEGPLHADFKLSAGGEEVGLFETTDHGNGRIHGFTFGPQSADISFGYLPGDNAPEYLDPPTPGASNASSSPYGEVCVNELFAASTASGGEDWLELWNRGGAAVGLGGWFLSDDTNEPERYRIADGTSLPAGAFLVFTESELGFAFSASGDEAVLLTAPDGATGVDYYDYGPQIAGASVGRWPDGTGFWSVMESPTPGAPNGDPVGVDESAAAAPPAAARIAANRPNPFNPTTTILFETLKRGRARIRVYDLGGRRVRSLVDASLEPGSHEARWDGRNDAGRPVAGGFYFARLETEGSSCAVKMLLLR, via the coding sequence ATGCGCTCTTTCTCGAGCTTCGCCGTCCGTTTCCGGGACACGACCACGCGTTTTCGTCTCGGCGCGGCGCTTGCGGCCGCGGCTCTCCTCGCGCTCTTTGCCGCCGGCGCGGGCGCACAGATCGTCCTCAACGAGATCATGTACAACACGCCCGACTCGCCCGACGTGGAGTGGGTGGAACTGGTGAACGTCTCCGCCGCCGCCGTCGATCTCGATGGCTGGTACCTTCTCGACGAAGACGACGGCCACGTTCCCTGCGCGCTCGCCGGCGTTCTCGATCCGGGGGCTTTTCTGGTCGTCGCCGGCGACGACACCCTCTTCGCCGCCGCCTACCCGGACGTGGAGAACGTGAACCCGAACGTCTTCGGCATGGGACCGGACGGATGGAACCTGGGGAACGGCGGCGACGCGATCCGTCTCTACGACGACGACGACGAACTCGCCGACCGCGTGGACTTCGACGACGCCTCCCCCTGGCCGACCGCGCCGGACGGCGACGGTCCCTCGCTGGAGCTGCTGAACCCCGCCCTCGACAACGCCTCCGCCGTGAGCTGGGCGGCGAGCATCGCCGCCGGCGGGAGCCCGGGAGCGCCGAACACGGTTTACGTGAACGACCAACCGCCGGCGGTGGGCGCCCTCTCCCGCGACATCCTTCTCCCCGGACCCGCCGACACGGTGACGGTGACCGCCCGCGCTTTCGATGACGACTCCCTCGCGGCCGTGCTTCTTTACATGGACGACGGGAGCGGCTTCACGCCGGCGCCGATGGCCGACGACGGCCTGCACGGCGACGGCGCCCCGGGCGATTCCCTCTTCGGCGTCCGTCTCGCCCCGCGTCCCTTCGGCGCGTTGGTCCGCTACTATGTCCTCGCCGAGGACGGCATCAGCCAAACCGCGACCGATCCACCGGACGCCCCGGCCGCCTACCATGCCTACACCGTGGGATACGAGCCTCCCATGCTCACGATTTCCGAGGCGCTCGCCGTGAACGATTCCGGCGCCGCCGACGAGATGGGCGAGCGCGAGGACTGGATCGAGATCCGCAACGGCGGACCGTCGCCGGCCGCGCTCGGCGGAATGTTCCTCACGGACGACTTCGACTCGCCGATGAAATGGGCGCTCCCGGACACGACGATCCCGGCGGGCGACCATCTGCTCGTCTGGGCCGACGGAGAGCCGGAAGAGGGGCCTCTTCACGCGGACTTCAAGCTCTCCGCCGGCGGTGAGGAGGTGGGGCTTTTCGAGACGACCGATCACGGGAACGGGCGAATCCACGGATTCACCTTCGGCCCGCAGAGCGCGGATATCTCCTTCGGTTATCTGCCGGGGGACAACGCGCCCGAGTACCTCGATCCTCCCACGCCGGGCGCGTCCAACGCATCCTCGTCCCCCTACGGCGAAGTCTGCGTCAACGAACTCTTCGCCGCCTCCACCGCGTCGGGCGGCGAGGACTGGTTGGAGTTGTGGAACCGCGGAGGCGCCGCGGTCGGTCTGGGCGGTTGGTTCCTCTCCGACGATACGAACGAGCCGGAACGATACCGCATCGCCGACGGGACCTCACTCCCCGCGGGCGCTTTTCTCGTTTTCACCGAAAGCGAACTCGGCTTCGCCTTTTCCGCATCCGGCGACGAGGCGGTCCTTCTCACGGCGCCGGACGGCGCGACCGGGGTGGACTACTACGACTACGGCCCGCAGATCGCCGGCGCGTCGGTGGGACGCTGGCCCGATGGAACCGGTTTCTGGAGCGTGATGGAATCCCCCACGCCGGGCGCGCCCAACGGAGACCCGGTCGGGGTGGACGAATCGGCGGCGGCGGCTCCCCCCGCGGCGGCGCGGATCGCCGCCAACCGGCCGAATCCCTTCAACCCGACGACGACCATCCTCTTCGAGACCTTGAAAAGAGGACGCGCGCGGATCCGCGTCTACGACCTCGGCGGGCGGCGTGTCCGCTCTCTCGTGGACGCCTCTCTCGAACCCGGATCGCACGAGGCGCGGTGGGACGGCCGAAACGACGCGGGGCGGCCGGTGGCCGGCGGATTCTACTTCGCCCGCCTCGAGACGGAAGGTTCCTCGTGCGCGGTGAAGATGCTTCTTCTCCGATGA
- a CDS encoding 2-oxoacid:acceptor oxidoreductase family protein: protein MSFRYEMRLSGEGGQGLVLAGKIFAEAAAIYEGINATQSQSYGPEARGGASRSEVILSDEDIDFPKAVELDLLLALTQEACDRYIGDLKPDGLLLVDEDAVRRVPEGSFRALRAPVIRAAREKLNREIVGNIVALGIITRFARVVSAESVREAILTRVPKGTEEINIKAFDLGLSMAEELDKGSPESA from the coding sequence ATGAGCTTCCGCTATGAAATGCGTTTGAGCGGCGAGGGCGGCCAGGGACTGGTTCTCGCCGGGAAGATCTTCGCGGAAGCGGCCGCCATCTACGAAGGGATCAACGCCACCCAGAGCCAGTCCTACGGCCCGGAGGCGCGGGGCGGTGCGAGCCGTTCCGAAGTGATCCTCTCCGACGAGGACATCGACTTCCCGAAGGCGGTCGAACTCGATCTTCTTCTCGCCCTCACGCAGGAAGCGTGCGACCGCTACATCGGCGATCTGAAGCCGGACGGCCTCCTTCTCGTCGACGAGGACGCCGTGCGGCGCGTTCCCGAGGGCTCCTTCCGGGCGCTCCGCGCGCCGGTGATCCGCGCCGCCCGGGAGAAACTGAACCGGGAGATCGTGGGGAACATCGTCGCCCTCGGCATCATCACCCGCTTCGCCCGGGTGGTCTCGGCGGAATCGGTGCGCGAGGCGATCCTCACCCGGGTGCCGAAGGGGACCGAGGAGATCAACATCAAGGCTTTCGATCTCGGCCTCTCCATGGCGGAGGAGCTGGACAAAGGGTCGCCCGAATCCGCCTGA
- a CDS encoding DUF47 family protein, with protein sequence MSVLFRKARELEAEIDRYLDAVLRGAGVFREGIRLYVDGRIEEFEELREKLDRFESEADGLRRSIEDQLYKRLLIPEHRGDVLGLLESSDRVLNQLAETMAGLAVERPEIPAAVRDLFVDLGVSAVGAVESMALAIRGYLKDPGAMRGAVCDVSVREKETDRTGERIRRSLFADTGLDLCRKLHARAFVHHVERIADAAEDVCDRLAVAAIKRDV encoded by the coding sequence ATGTCCGTACTTTTTCGCAAGGCGCGCGAGCTGGAGGCGGAGATCGACCGCTATCTCGACGCGGTCCTTCGGGGCGCCGGTGTGTTCCGCGAGGGGATTCGCCTCTACGTGGACGGGCGGATCGAGGAGTTCGAGGAACTCCGGGAGAAGCTGGACCGGTTCGAGAGCGAAGCCGACGGGCTCCGCCGGAGCATCGAGGACCAGTTGTACAAGAGGCTGTTGATCCCGGAGCACCGGGGGGACGTGCTCGGCCTGCTCGAGAGCAGCGACCGCGTGCTGAATCAACTCGCCGAGACGATGGCCGGCCTCGCCGTGGAGCGCCCCGAGATCCCCGCCGCGGTGCGGGATCTCTTCGTGGATCTCGGCGTTTCCGCCGTCGGCGCCGTCGAGTCGATGGCGCTTGCGATTCGCGGCTACCTGAAGGATCCGGGGGCGATGCGAGGCGCCGTCTGCGACGTATCGGTTCGCGAGAAGGAGACGGACCGGACCGGCGAACGGATTCGACGCTCTCTCTTCGCCGACACCGGGCTCGACCTCTGCCGCAAGCTGCACGCCCGCGCCTTCGTGCATCACGTGGAGCGGATCGCCGACGCGGCGGAGGACGTCTGCGACCGGCTCGCCGTGGCCGCCATCAAGCGGGACGTTTGA
- a CDS encoding 2-oxoacid:acceptor oxidoreductase subunit alpha: protein MPEESKAKAASPHGGVRVMTGNEACAEAALAAGLRFYAGYPITPSSEIAEILSTDLPRLGRKFIQTEDEICAMGAIIGASLAGAKSMTATSGPGFSLKQENLGYACMAEVPCVVVNVMRGGPSTGLPTLPAQGDVMQTRWGTHGDHSIIVLCPRGVRETYDLTIRAFNLAEIYRTPVILLLDEIIAHVNEKVELPTKVRVVDRVKPEVPPEEYLPYAFTDSDIPPMASFGTGYRYHVSGLVHDETGFPTNKAENINRFMERFGRKIDRYTDRIVRVDRDFQEGAKTAVVSYGSTARSAARAVRMARENGTAVSFLSPLTLWPFPEKAMRELGRLVDHVIVAEMNAGQYAHEIEWALGCDAKVHRVNRVDGEPIRPRQILDAIEEANQS from the coding sequence ATGCCCGAAGAATCGAAGGCGAAAGCCGCATCTCCCCACGGCGGCGTCCGCGTCATGACGGGAAACGAGGCGTGCGCCGAAGCCGCGCTCGCCGCGGGTCTCCGCTTTTACGCGGGATATCCCATCACGCCCTCCTCGGAGATCGCGGAGATCCTCTCCACCGACCTTCCGCGGTTGGGCAGGAAGTTCATACAGACCGAGGACGAGATCTGCGCCATGGGCGCGATCATCGGCGCCTCGCTCGCCGGGGCGAAGTCGATGACCGCCACGAGCGGCCCCGGCTTTTCCTTGAAACAGGAGAACCTCGGCTACGCCTGCATGGCCGAGGTCCCCTGCGTGGTGGTGAACGTGATGCGCGGCGGCCCGAGCACCGGGCTCCCCACGCTGCCCGCCCAGGGGGACGTGATGCAGACGCGATGGGGCACGCACGGCGATCACTCGATCATCGTCCTCTGTCCCCGCGGCGTGCGCGAAACCTACGACCTCACCATCCGCGCCTTCAACCTCGCCGAGATCTACCGGACGCCGGTGATCCTTCTGCTGGACGAGATCATCGCTCACGTGAACGAGAAGGTGGAGCTGCCGACGAAGGTCCGCGTCGTGGACCGGGTGAAACCGGAAGTCCCCCCCGAGGAGTACCTCCCCTACGCCTTCACCGACTCGGACATCCCCCCCATGGCGAGCTTCGGCACCGGCTATCGCTACCACGTATCCGGCCTCGTTCACGACGAGACCGGCTTCCCGACCAACAAGGCGGAGAACATCAACCGCTTCATGGAGCGCTTCGGCCGCAAGATCGATCGCTACACGGACCGGATCGTGCGGGTCGATCGGGACTTCCAGGAAGGGGCCAAGACGGCGGTCGTCTCCTACGGCTCCACCGCGCGCTCCGCCGCTCGCGCGGTTCGGATGGCCCGCGAGAACGGAACGGCCGTCTCCTTCCTATCGCCGCTCACGCTGTGGCCCTTCCCGGAAAAGGCGATGCGCGAGCTGGGCCGCCTGGTGGATCACGTCATCGTGGCGGAGATGAACGCAGGGCAGTACGCCCACGAGATCGAGTGGGCGCTCGGATGCGACGCGAAGGTCCACCGCGTGAACCGCGTGGACGGCGAACCGATTCGTCCCCGGCAGATCCTGGACGCGATCGAAGAGGCGAATCAATCATGA
- a CDS encoding 2-oxoacid:ferredoxin oxidoreductase subunit beta translates to MMMDLTKYLRKDKMPLIWCPGCGNGIILKAMLGAVDRIGLDQNKVTMVSGIGCSSRATGYVDFNTLHTTHGRALAFATGIKLANPELTVVVVTGDGDATAIGGNHFIHAARRNIDITVVLYNNWIYGMTGGQCSPTTPHGMRATTAKFGNPEGSFDISKLAIAAGASFVARGTVTNPVQMSRYIEQGILKKGFSLIEAFTPCPTSFGRHNKMGKPLDNLAWIKESVVGRKKAETMTEEELKGKLITGVLADVEKPEYCELYDRLIERSRAERGEPVLPERETISARAARAEGEEL, encoded by the coding sequence ATCATGATGGATCTCACGAAATACCTCCGAAAAGACAAGATGCCGCTGATCTGGTGCCCCGGCTGCGGCAACGGGATCATCCTGAAGGCGATGCTCGGCGCCGTCGACCGGATCGGCCTGGACCAGAACAAGGTCACCATGGTCTCCGGGATCGGATGTTCGAGCCGCGCCACGGGCTACGTGGACTTCAACACGCTGCACACCACGCACGGCCGCGCCCTCGCCTTCGCCACCGGCATCAAGCTGGCGAACCCGGAGCTGACGGTCGTCGTGGTGACCGGCGACGGCGACGCCACCGCCATCGGCGGCAACCACTTCATCCACGCCGCCCGCCGCAACATCGACATCACGGTGGTGCTCTACAACAACTGGATCTACGGCATGACCGGCGGCCAGTGCTCGCCCACCACCCCCCACGGCATGCGGGCCACCACCGCCAAGTTCGGCAACCCCGAAGGCTCCTTCGACATCTCCAAACTCGCCATCGCCGCCGGCGCCTCCTTCGTGGCCCGGGGCACGGTCACCAACCCCGTGCAGATGAGCCGCTACATCGAGCAGGGAATCCTCAAGAAGGGTTTCTCCCTCATCGAGGCGTTCACCCCATGCCCCACCTCCTTCGGCCGGCACAACAAGATGGGGAAACCTCTCGACAACCTGGCCTGGATCAAAGAAAGCGTGGTCGGCCGGAAAAAGGCCGAGACGATGACCGAAGAAGAGTTAAAAGGCAAACTGATCACCGGCGTTCTCGCGGATGTGGAGAAGCCGGAATACTGCGAGCTTTACGACCGGCTGATCGAGCGGTCCCGGGCCGAGCGCGGAGAACCGGTCCTTCCCGAGCGGGAGACGATCTCCGCCCGGGCCGCCCGCGCGGAAGGAGAGGAGCTATGA
- a CDS encoding inorganic phosphate transporter — translation MSVPTIVLFLLSGLFLGWSLGANDAANVFGTAVGSRMIGFRTAAAVTAAFVMLGAVLEGDGATRTLESLGAVRSLSGSFVVALAAAVTVTLMTRAGLPVSTSQAIVGGILGWNLYHGSPIDEDALLRIVTGWAAGPILAGLLAAGLFLAVRAWARRSRIHILEWDAATRIALLVVGAFGAYSLGANNIANVVGVFVPVSPFHDFQIGPLAVDAARPLFLVGAAAIGVGIFTDSRRVMRTVGHDLFRLTPIAALVAVAAESVVLYLFASGALRARLIGAGLPAFPLVPISSSQVVIGAVLGIGLAKGRRGVRFGLLGKIAAGWAVTPLLAALLCFAALAALR, via the coding sequence ATGTCCGTTCCGACGATCGTTCTCTTTCTACTCAGCGGCCTCTTTCTCGGCTGGAGCCTCGGCGCCAACGACGCCGCGAACGTGTTCGGCACCGCCGTCGGGAGCCGGATGATCGGCTTTCGGACGGCGGCGGCGGTGACGGCGGCGTTCGTGATGCTGGGCGCGGTGCTGGAGGGGGACGGCGCGACCCGTACGCTGGAGAGCCTCGGCGCCGTGCGGTCCCTCTCCGGTTCCTTCGTGGTCGCCCTCGCGGCGGCGGTGACGGTGACGCTGATGACCCGCGCGGGCCTCCCCGTCTCGACCTCCCAGGCGATCGTCGGCGGCATCCTCGGCTGGAACCTTTACCACGGCTCGCCGATCGACGAAGACGCGCTCCTCCGCATCGTCACCGGATGGGCGGCCGGCCCGATTCTGGCGGGGCTTCTCGCCGCCGGTCTCTTCCTCGCGGTGCGCGCCTGGGCGCGGCGATCGAGAATCCACATCCTGGAATGGGACGCCGCCACGCGGATCGCCCTCCTGGTGGTGGGCGCTTTCGGAGCGTACAGTTTAGGAGCAAATAACATCGCGAACGTCGTCGGCGTCTTCGTCCCCGTCTCTCCCTTTCACGATTTTCAAATCGGCCCCCTCGCCGTCGACGCCGCCCGCCCCCTTTTTCTGGTCGGCGCGGCCGCGATCGGCGTGGGCATCTTCACCGACTCGCGCCGGGTGATGCGCACGGTCGGCCACGATCTTTTCCGGCTCACGCCGATCGCCGCGCTGGTGGCGGTCGCCGCCGAATCGGTGGTGCTCTACCTCTTCGCGTCCGGGGCGCTCCGGGCCCGGCTCATCGGGGCGGGTCTCCCCGCCTTCCCGCTGGTTCCGATCTCCAGCTCGCAGGTGGTGATCGGCGCCGTGCTCGGAATCGGCCTCGCCAAGGGGAGGAGGGGGGTGCGGTTCGGGCTGCTGGGGAAGATCGCCGCGGGGTGGGCGGTGACGCCGCTTTTGGCCGCCCTTCTCTGCTTCGCGGCGCTCGCGGCGCTTCGCTGA
- a CDS encoding Ppx/GppA family phosphatase, protein MGRIAAIDLGTNSMKLLVADAGDGEIETVIDRFRVTRLGEGMGERPLLRDGAVERNLESLRLFADEAREAGARRIVAAGTEALRAARNAPDFLARAERECGVAVEILTGEEEARLSWIAALSAFDPIEGPVLLFDTGGGSTEFVFGRGGAIASRASLPLGSRVLAEAFLRSDPPGPEERTRLDHRLAFALDELEGEAARVIGVGGTVTTLAAVFLGVEPYDPARVGGASLPLAEVERQITLYASLPGERRREIPGLHPDRADVILAGAALVRAVLRRFGAPSLLVSDRGLRHGLLIDRFLRD, encoded by the coding sequence ATGGGGCGGATCGCGGCGATCGACCTGGGCACCAACTCGATGAAGCTTCTCGTCGCCGACGCCGGCGACGGGGAGATCGAGACGGTGATCGATCGTTTCCGCGTCACCCGGCTCGGCGAGGGGATGGGGGAGCGCCCCCTTCTCCGTGACGGCGCGGTGGAGAGGAATCTGGAATCTCTCCGCCTCTTCGCCGACGAGGCGAGGGAGGCGGGGGCGCGGCGGATCGTCGCCGCCGGCACCGAGGCGCTCCGCGCCGCCCGGAACGCCCCGGACTTTTTGGCGCGCGCCGAGCGGGAGTGCGGCGTCGCCGTGGAGATCCTCACCGGAGAGGAGGAGGCTCGCCTCTCCTGGATCGCCGCACTCTCCGCCTTCGATCCCATCGAGGGCCCGGTCCTTCTCTTCGATACGGGAGGGGGGAGCACCGAGTTCGTTTTCGGCCGAGGGGGCGCGATCGCGTCGCGCGCGAGCCTCCCCCTCGGATCGCGCGTTCTCGCCGAAGCGTTTCTCCGGTCGGATCCACCCGGGCCGGAGGAACGGACACGGCTGGACCACCGTCTCGCCTTCGCCCTCGATGAGCTGGAGGGAGAGGCGGCTCGGGTGATCGGCGTGGGCGGCACCGTCACCACACTCGCCGCCGTCTTCCTCGGCGTGGAGCCGTACGACCCGGCCCGCGTCGGCGGCGCGTCGCTCCCCCTCGCCGAGGTGGAGCGCCAGATCACCCTCTACGCTTCCCTCCCCGGCGAGCGGCGGCGGGAGATCCCCGGTCTCCATCCGGACCGCGCGGATGTGATCCTCGCGGGCGCCGCGCTCGTCCGGGCCGTGCTCCGCCGCTTCGGCGCTCCCTCTCTTCTCGTCAGCGATCGGGGCCTCCGCCACGGCCTTCTGATCGACCGTTTCCTCCGCGATTGA